A part of Thermus islandicus DSM 21543 genomic DNA contains:
- a CDS encoding MarR family winged helix-turn-helix transcriptional regulator, producing MVWALLARIWRLQRALREEVAPGLARLGLSGLDPWLLSVLRSYPHPMGAARAMGLPPPTVSHMLRRLEAEGFLRRSLDPKDLRRYRLELTPKGEQALREAERLLEEALARRLARLSEEEQALLARLLSRLEGEA from the coding sequence GTGGTCTGGGCCCTGCTCGCCCGAATCTGGCGGCTCCAGCGCGCCCTACGGGAGGAGGTGGCGCCGGGGCTTGCCCGGCTTGGGCTCTCCGGGCTTGACCCCTGGCTCCTGAGCGTCCTCCGCAGCTACCCCCATCCCATGGGGGCCGCCCGGGCCATGGGCCTCCCCCCGCCCACGGTGAGCCACATGCTGCGGCGCCTCGAGGCCGAGGGTTTTCTCCGGCGGAGCCTGGACCCCAAGGACCTCCGCCGCTACCGCCTGGAGCTCACCCCTAAGGGCGAGCAGGCCCTGCGGGAGGCGGAGCGCCTCCTGGAGGAGGCCTTGGCCCGGCGCCTGGCCAGGCTATCGGAGGAGGAGCAGGCGCTTTTGGCGCGGCTGCTTTCCCGGTTGGAGGGAGAAGCATGA
- a CDS encoding acyl-CoA dehydrogenase family protein yields MQGILYSHGQDHYALDPDLRAILDAFAPGLPQEELSAFGRLVGEEVLEVAHHVDALSPPRLLMHDLDGNRIDRALLSPAERALLEKLRPMVRPAYEGRGWPLHYALGYLLADGGLYCILTITHQVAYALHKYAPEREAVKRELLYGKAFGATWMTEIQGGSDLGANRTLARREGEAHRLYQGDKYFASGAGLADYALVTARPEGAPPGPKGLALFLLPREAEGRLNFRVRRFKEKLATRAVPSGEVELEESLAYLIGKPEEGIYYTLETLTVARLANAVAAMGLAKKAHLEALFRVRRRSAFGRRLLDHDLVQHDLLEMRLRQVGGTALAFLAVAGFDRVWQETPPYSEAYHLARLLSHLAKGRTAEHAAALTVLAMELFGGLGFLEDYGVARFHREALITPIWEGPANVQALDMLEALAKKGAHEPFLEMLRDHPLALGAAEKALARLREEGPWYAKEALRRLADALSVYALEALGKEPYGELARLYALRFLQGESLPKSAQRPALYDPW; encoded by the coding sequence ATGCAGGGGATCCTCTACAGCCACGGCCAGGACCACTACGCCTTGGACCCGGACCTGAGGGCCATCCTGGACGCCTTCGCCCCGGGCCTTCCCCAGGAGGAGCTTTCCGCCTTTGGGAGGCTGGTGGGGGAGGAGGTCCTGGAGGTGGCCCACCACGTGGACGCCCTCTCCCCTCCCCGCCTCCTGATGCACGACCTGGACGGGAACCGCATAGACCGGGCCCTGCTCTCCCCGGCGGAGAGGGCCCTTTTGGAAAAGCTCCGCCCCATGGTCCGCCCCGCCTACGAGGGGCGGGGCTGGCCCCTGCACTACGCCCTAGGCTACCTTTTGGCCGATGGGGGGCTGTACTGCATCCTCACCATCACCCACCAGGTGGCCTACGCCCTTCACAAGTACGCTCCGGAGCGGGAAGCGGTGAAGCGGGAGCTCCTTTACGGGAAGGCCTTTGGGGCTACCTGGATGACAGAGATTCAAGGAGGTAGCGACCTGGGGGCGAACCGCACCCTGGCCCGGCGGGAGGGGGAGGCCCACCGGCTTTACCAGGGAGACAAGTACTTCGCCTCGGGGGCGGGCCTCGCCGACTACGCTCTGGTCACGGCCAGGCCCGAGGGAGCACCCCCGGGGCCCAAAGGGCTCGCCCTTTTCCTCCTGCCCCGGGAGGCGGAGGGCAGGCTCAACTTCCGGGTGCGGCGCTTCAAGGAAAAGCTGGCCACCAGGGCCGTGCCCTCGGGGGAGGTGGAGCTTGAGGAAAGCCTTGCCTACCTCATCGGGAAGCCGGAGGAGGGGATCTACTATACCCTGGAAACCCTCACCGTGGCCCGCCTGGCCAACGCCGTGGCGGCCATGGGCCTCGCCAAGAAGGCCCACCTCGAGGCCCTCTTCCGGGTGCGCCGCCGCAGTGCCTTCGGCCGGAGGCTTTTGGACCACGACCTGGTGCAGCACGACCTCCTGGAGATGCGCCTGAGGCAGGTGGGGGGCACGGCCCTGGCCTTCCTGGCCGTGGCCGGGTTTGACCGGGTCTGGCAGGAAACGCCCCCCTACTCCGAGGCCTACCACCTGGCCCGCCTCCTCTCCCACCTGGCCAAGGGGCGCACCGCCGAGCACGCCGCCGCCCTCACCGTCCTCGCCATGGAGCTCTTTGGGGGCCTGGGCTTCTTGGAGGACTACGGCGTGGCCCGCTTCCACCGGGAAGCCCTCATCACCCCCATTTGGGAGGGCCCGGCCAACGTGCAGGCCCTGGACATGCTGGAAGCCCTCGCCAAGAAGGGGGCCCACGAGCCTTTCCTGGAGATGCTTCGGGACCATCCCCTGGCCCTGGGGGCGGCGGAGAAGGCCCTGGCCCGCCTCCGGGAGGAAGGCCCGTGGTACGCCAAGGAGGCCCTAAGGCGCCTGGCGGACGCCCTTAGCGTCTACGCCCTCGAGGCCCTGGGCAAGGAGCCCTACGGGGAGCTTGCCCGGCTTTACGCCCTCCGCTTCCTCCAGGGGGAAAGCCTGCCCAAAAGCGCCCAAAGGCCCGCCCTCTACGACCCTTGGTGA
- a CDS encoding sensor histidine kinase translates to MSLRARLALVIALLAFLPNLVLALTLGLLGQGPWLPLLVWLLLLALLSGLVGYLLSRSLLRPLEELTRALAYLSLREGPVNELRLPAPKEPPPQEIAELRGRFQELLGRLKELLEAREAFYAALAHDLKTPLLSALRALEYLERADHLGREGRLALLGELKEELARAHRLVENLLALARLEARAPQGTPLNLRALAEDLLLRYQGEARRRGLRLEVEGVGLARGERLLLERALANLLENALRHARTRVRVRVEEGAITVEDDGPGLSLPLEVLARPFRQGEGPKGSSGLGLYTAKRVAEALGGHLRACATPLGGAGLRLELPRR, encoded by the coding sequence ATGAGCCTCAGGGCTAGGCTCGCCCTGGTCATCGCCCTTTTGGCCTTTTTGCCCAACCTGGTCCTGGCCCTCACCCTAGGGCTTCTGGGCCAGGGCCCTTGGCTTCCCCTCCTGGTGTGGCTCCTCCTTTTGGCCCTCCTCTCGGGCCTCGTGGGCTACCTCCTCTCGCGAAGCCTCCTCAGGCCGCTGGAGGAGCTCACCCGGGCGTTGGCCTACCTCTCCCTCCGGGAGGGTCCGGTGAACGAGCTCAGACTGCCCGCCCCCAAGGAGCCCCCACCCCAGGAGATCGCCGAGCTGAGGGGCCGCTTCCAGGAACTCTTGGGGCGCCTTAAGGAGCTTTTGGAGGCCCGGGAGGCCTTCTACGCCGCCCTGGCCCACGACCTCAAAACCCCCCTTCTCTCCGCCCTGAGGGCCCTGGAGTACCTGGAGCGGGCGGACCACCTGGGGCGGGAAGGGCGGCTTGCCCTCCTGGGGGAGCTCAAGGAGGAGCTCGCCCGCGCCCACCGCCTGGTGGAAAACCTCCTGGCCTTGGCCCGCCTCGAGGCCCGCGCCCCCCAGGGGACCCCCCTGAACCTCAGGGCCCTGGCGGAGGACCTCCTCCTCCGCTACCAGGGGGAGGCGAGGCGGCGGGGCCTCCGCTTGGAGGTGGAGGGGGTGGGTCTGGCCCGAGGGGAACGCCTGCTTTTGGAAAGGGCCCTGGCCAACCTCCTGGAAAACGCCCTGCGCCACGCCAGGACCCGGGTTCGGGTAAGGGTGGAGGAGGGGGCCATCACGGTGGAGGACGATGGGCCTGGGCTGTCCCTGCCCCTGGAGGTCCTGGCCCGGCCCTTCCGCCAGGGGGAAGGCCCCAAGGGAAGCTCGGGGCTCGGCCTCTACACCGCCAAGCGGGTGGCGGAGGCCCTGGGGGGCCACCTCCGCGCCTGCGCTACCCCCCTAGGGGGGGCAGGCCTGCGCCTGGAGCTGCCCAGGCGCTAA
- a CDS encoding metal ABC transporter substrate-binding protein → MRRVAGLMLLWLPALAQVRVAATTPILADLVRAVGGERVQVATVVPPGADPHTFEPTPSTAQALSQARALFANGLGLEPYLPKLIPLLPKGARVVKLGEGQPGLLCEEDHAHSHGEEDHAHGPCDPHLWLDPSYALRYAQRILQELSSLDPKGKALYGANLDRFRKEVERRDRALLACPLRGTKVVAQHDAFRYFARRYGLEVVGVLAKSGAQEVSSKSFLALLERAKREGVRLVLAEPQFQGKALRTLAEAIGARVVVLYTDTLDAKVPTYLDLLDHNRKALCP, encoded by the coding sequence ATGAGGCGCGTCGCCGGTCTAATGCTTCTTTGGCTTCCCGCCCTGGCCCAGGTGCGCGTGGCGGCCACCACCCCCATCCTGGCCGACCTGGTGAGGGCGGTGGGCGGGGAGCGGGTGCAGGTGGCCACGGTGGTCCCGCCGGGGGCCGACCCCCATACCTTTGAGCCTACCCCTTCCACCGCCCAGGCCCTAAGCCAGGCCCGGGCCCTCTTCGCCAACGGCCTGGGGCTTGAGCCCTACCTGCCCAAGCTCATCCCCCTCCTCCCCAAGGGGGCAAGGGTGGTGAAGCTCGGGGAAGGCCAGCCCGGCCTCCTCTGCGAGGAGGACCACGCCCACAGCCACGGGGAGGAGGACCACGCCCACGGCCCCTGCGATCCCCACCTGTGGCTGGACCCCAGCTACGCCCTGCGCTACGCCCAGCGCATCCTCCAGGAGCTTTCCTCCCTGGACCCCAAGGGCAAGGCCCTCTACGGAGCCAACCTGGATCGCTTCCGCAAAGAGGTGGAAAGGCGGGACCGGGCCTTGCTGGCCTGCCCCCTCCGGGGCACCAAGGTGGTGGCCCAGCACGACGCCTTCCGCTACTTCGCCCGCCGCTATGGCCTCGAGGTGGTAGGGGTGCTGGCCAAAAGCGGAGCCCAGGAGGTGAGCAGCAAGAGCTTTCTCGCCCTGCTGGAGAGGGCCAAGAGGGAGGGGGTAAGGCTGGTCCTCGCCGAACCCCAATTCCAGGGGAAGGCCCTCCGCACCCTGGCCGAGGCCATCGGGGCGAGGGTGGTGGTGCTCTACACCGACACCCTGGACGCCAAGGTCCCCACCTACCTGGACCTCCTGGACCACAACCGCAAGGCCCTTTGCCCATAA
- the sdaAB gene encoding L-serine ammonia-lyase, iron-sulfur-dependent subunit beta, with protein sequence MGLLDMIGPVMVGPSSSHTAGACRLGLLARYLLGERPRRVEFGLHGSFAKTGLGHGTHLALTAGVLGLRPDDERLKESLALAEKEGLEVVFKEVELGDVHPNTVRMLLEGEKERITVTGSSLGGGLVRVFDVDGFEVRITGAMPTLVVRNVDTPGVVARVARILADDEVNIAYLTVSRKKRGGEAMMSLEVDRPLSEVPLRYLEYLSYILWVRQIPPVMD encoded by the coding sequence ATGGGCCTTCTGGACATGATCGGCCCGGTGATGGTGGGGCCCTCCTCCAGCCACACGGCGGGGGCCTGCCGCCTGGGCCTCCTCGCCCGGTACCTCCTCGGGGAGAGGCCGAGGCGGGTGGAGTTTGGCCTGCACGGCTCCTTTGCCAAGACGGGCCTGGGGCACGGCACCCACCTGGCGCTCACCGCCGGGGTTTTGGGCCTCCGGCCCGACGACGAGCGCCTTAAGGAGAGCCTTGCCCTGGCGGAGAAGGAGGGGCTGGAGGTGGTCTTCAAGGAGGTGGAGCTCGGGGATGTGCACCCCAACACCGTGCGCATGCTCCTGGAGGGGGAGAAGGAGCGGATCACGGTAACGGGAAGCTCCCTGGGCGGGGGGTTGGTGCGGGTCTTTGACGTGGACGGGTTTGAGGTGCGCATCACGGGGGCCATGCCCACCCTCGTGGTCCGCAACGTGGACACCCCAGGGGTGGTGGCCCGGGTGGCCCGCATCCTCGCCGACGACGAGGTGAACATCGCCTACCTCACCGTGAGCCGCAAGAAGCGGGGCGGGGAGGCCATGATGAGCCTCGAGGTGGACCGCCCCCTCTCCGAGGTACCCCTCCGGTACCTGGAGTACCTCTCCTACATCCTCTGGGTGCGCCAGATCCCCCCGGTGATGGACTGA
- a CDS encoding aminotransferase class III-fold pyridoxal phosphate-dependent enzyme, translating into MDLKALHRRHVLTPWLPQKALDPPLVVRGEGVWLYDQEGRAYLDLSSGLVAANLGHGHPRVVQAIAEQAATLAYAAPSLFHDKRALLAKALSDLAPWPEGARVFFTPSGAEANEDALKFVRHLTGRPKVLAAYRSFHGATHGAAALTGENRRFPAEPTIPGVVHFFAPYPYRSPFHTEDPQEEAARALDHLERVLLHEDPGRVAAIFLEPVVGSNGVIVYPKGYLEGVRAVCDRYGILLVFDEVMTGFGRVGAAFAAWRLGVVPDLITFAKGVTSAYVPLGGVLVREGLARAFDETPLPTGHTYSGHPLAVAAGLAALEAYREEGLLERAQRLEPFFREALGVLEAHPWVGEVRGLGAFYGVELVRDRRTREPLSPWHAPPSPAMAALQRALLQEGLHVLSKHNLLVVAPPLTVREEEFLEGVERLSRALARAYERVA; encoded by the coding sequence ATGGACCTCAAGGCCCTGCACCGGCGGCACGTCCTCACCCCCTGGCTTCCCCAGAAGGCCCTGGACCCTCCCCTCGTGGTGCGGGGGGAAGGGGTGTGGCTCTACGACCAGGAGGGGCGGGCGTACCTGGACCTCTCCTCGGGGCTCGTGGCCGCCAACCTGGGCCACGGCCACCCCCGGGTGGTCCAGGCCATCGCCGAGCAGGCGGCCACCCTGGCCTACGCCGCCCCAAGCCTCTTCCACGACAAGCGGGCCCTCCTGGCCAAGGCCCTCTCGGACCTGGCGCCGTGGCCGGAAGGGGCCCGGGTCTTCTTCACCCCTTCCGGCGCGGAGGCCAACGAGGACGCCCTAAAATTTGTCCGCCACCTGACGGGCCGGCCCAAGGTCCTCGCCGCCTACCGCTCCTTCCACGGGGCGACCCACGGCGCCGCGGCCCTCACGGGGGAGAACCGCCGCTTCCCCGCCGAGCCCACCATCCCCGGCGTGGTGCACTTCTTCGCCCCTTACCCCTACCGGAGCCCCTTCCACACGGAAGACCCCCAGGAGGAGGCGGCCAGGGCCTTGGACCACCTGGAACGGGTCCTCCTCCACGAGGACCCCGGGCGGGTGGCCGCCATCTTCCTGGAGCCCGTGGTGGGCTCCAACGGGGTCATCGTCTACCCCAAAGGGTACCTGGAGGGGGTGCGGGCGGTCTGTGACCGCTACGGGATCCTGCTGGTCTTTGACGAGGTGATGACGGGCTTTGGCCGCGTGGGGGCGGCCTTCGCCGCATGGCGCCTCGGGGTGGTCCCCGACCTCATCACCTTCGCCAAGGGGGTGACCTCGGCCTACGTCCCCCTCGGGGGGGTTCTCGTGCGGGAGGGCCTGGCCCGGGCCTTTGACGAGACCCCCCTGCCCACGGGGCACACCTACTCCGGCCACCCCCTGGCGGTGGCGGCGGGGCTTGCGGCCCTGGAGGCCTACCGGGAGGAGGGGCTTCTAGAGCGGGCCCAGCGGCTTGAGCCCTTCTTTCGCGAGGCCTTGGGGGTTCTGGAGGCCCACCCCTGGGTGGGGGAGGTTCGGGGGCTTGGGGCCTTCTACGGGGTGGAGCTGGTGCGGGACCGCAGGACCCGGGAGCCCCTCTCCCCCTGGCACGCCCCGCCGAGCCCGGCCATGGCCGCCCTCCAGCGCGCCCTCCTCCAGGAGGGTCTACATGTCCTCAGCAAGCACAACCTCCTGGTGGTGGCCCCGCCCCTCACCGTCCGCGAGGAGGAGTTCCTGGAGGGGGTGGAGCGCCTTTCCCGGGCCCTCGCCCGGGCCTACGAGCGGGTAGCCTGA
- the galK gene encoding galactokinase: MGFREIFGILPEATAQAPGRVNLLGEHTDYQEGYVLPSPLPYLTQVEAARAEGRVEAYSETLRELRARPLGSPPQGDFLDYLLGVVWALGEAGHPVEGARFYVRSDLPMGAGLSSSAALEVAALRALRALYRLPLSDLELALLAQRAEAEYVGVRCGLMDQMASSLGRVGQALFLDTRTLAYENLPLPPGTRVAVLDLGLKRRLAEGAYNERRQEAEEAARRLGVRALRDVADLCLVESLPSPLDRRARHIVGENLRVLRGVEALRRGDARAFGELMTQSHRSLSRDYEVSLPELDALVEEALQAGALGAKLTGAGFGGAVVALVPEGEWRAFKDRLEARLAGLKIL; this comes from the coding sequence ATGGGCTTCCGGGAGATCTTCGGCATCCTGCCCGAGGCCACGGCCCAGGCCCCGGGCCGGGTCAACCTTTTGGGCGAGCACACGGACTACCAGGAGGGCTACGTCCTTCCCTCCCCCCTCCCCTACCTTACCCAGGTGGAGGCGGCGCGGGCCGAGGGGCGGGTGGAGGCCTACAGCGAAACCCTGAGGGAGCTCAGGGCGAGGCCCCTGGGAAGCCCCCCTCAAGGGGACTTCCTGGACTACCTCCTTGGGGTGGTTTGGGCCTTGGGGGAGGCCGGGCACCCTGTGGAAGGGGCGCGCTTTTACGTGCGGAGCGATCTCCCCATGGGGGCGGGGCTTTCCAGCTCGGCGGCCTTGGAGGTGGCCGCCCTGAGGGCCCTCCGGGCCCTCTACCGCCTGCCCCTTTCCGACCTCGAGCTCGCCCTCCTGGCCCAGAGGGCCGAGGCCGAGTACGTGGGGGTGCGCTGTGGCCTCATGGACCAGATGGCCTCGAGCCTGGGAAGGGTGGGCCAGGCCCTCTTCCTGGACACCCGCACCCTGGCCTACGAGAACCTCCCCCTCCCCCCCGGCACCCGGGTGGCCGTGCTGGACCTTGGGCTCAAGCGGCGCCTGGCCGAAGGAGCCTACAACGAGCGGCGTCAAGAGGCCGAGGAGGCGGCGAGGCGCCTTGGGGTCCGGGCCCTGCGGGACGTGGCCGACCTATGCCTGGTGGAGAGCCTCCCCTCCCCCCTGGACCGGCGGGCGCGGCACATCGTGGGGGAGAACCTGCGGGTACTGAGGGGGGTGGAGGCCCTAAGGCGGGGGGATGCCCGGGCCTTCGGGGAACTCATGACCCAAAGCCACCGCTCCCTCTCCCGAGACTATGAGGTAAGCCTTCCCGAGCTGGACGCTTTGGTGGAGGAGGCCCTCCAGGCCGGCGCCTTGGGGGCGAAGCTCACGGGAGCGGGGTTCGGCGGGGCGGTGGTGGCCCTGGTGCCCGAAGGGGAGTGGAGGGCGTTCAAAGACCGCCTCGAGGCCCGCTTGGCCGGTCTAAAGATCCTCTGA
- a CDS encoding ABC-ATPase domain-containing protein, with product MGRQGYRDLLDLLKALEGRPYPFYRDLEGVWQGEGFALRFVHVQGDPFAAPSVLEVLYPEPALGSLRVYARPEGRVAVEDFLLRSLKARLRALPQVGGSGHSGRVFVEVESPKVLKRAGAHLGRGLALRFRLGLPAAGRRILGKEAARLFWALGEHLRGFLPDLDGRALLAHVHQAEDFAFIQERLPARGLVAFVGEGAILPRESGVSQRPLKGALPFESPPSLRVAFRVPHAGEVWGMGLPRGLTLITGGGFHGKTTLLEALVHGVHPHVPGDGREWVVTEALSQRVQSEDGRSVRGVDLRPFVHDLPLGQDTAFFSTEDASGSTSLAAALLEALELGARVLLLDEDTSATNLLVRDARMQALVRRETLTPILDRVQDFKALGVSLVLVVGGVGDYLDLADTVVLMEAYRPQEATAEARAIARAHPTGRAYGEPRYPLQVRPRAPLPGSFDPRKGRRARVKGRGLRELLYGEEVVDLSALDLFENAQVRLLGALFRRLEALADGKTPLGVLAARAVQVEDLFALEEVPELAFVRPLELGAAANRLRALAVRQVEPPHQGS from the coding sequence ATGGGGAGGCAAGGCTATAGGGACCTTTTGGACCTCTTAAAGGCCCTGGAGGGCAGGCCCTACCCCTTCTACCGGGACCTCGAGGGGGTCTGGCAGGGGGAAGGGTTCGCCCTGCGCTTTGTCCACGTCCAGGGGGACCCCTTTGCGGCCCCGAGCGTCCTGGAGGTCCTCTACCCCGAGCCCGCTTTGGGCTCCCTCCGGGTCTACGCCCGCCCCGAGGGCCGGGTGGCGGTGGAGGACTTCCTCCTGCGGAGCCTCAAGGCCCGGCTCCGCGCCCTCCCCCAGGTGGGGGGGAGCGGCCACTCGGGCCGGGTCTTCGTGGAGGTGGAAAGCCCCAAGGTCCTGAAGCGGGCGGGGGCCCACCTGGGCCGAGGCCTGGCCCTCCGCTTCCGCCTCGGCCTGCCTGCGGCGGGGCGGCGCATCCTGGGAAAGGAGGCGGCGAGGCTATTTTGGGCCCTCGGGGAGCACCTTCGGGGTTTCCTCCCCGACCTGGACGGGAGGGCCCTCCTCGCCCACGTCCACCAGGCGGAGGACTTCGCCTTCATCCAAGAGCGCCTCCCCGCTCGGGGTCTCGTGGCCTTCGTGGGGGAAGGGGCCATCCTCCCCCGGGAGAGCGGGGTGAGCCAAAGGCCCCTGAAGGGCGCCCTTCCCTTTGAGAGCCCCCCCTCCCTCAGGGTGGCCTTCCGGGTGCCCCACGCCGGGGAGGTTTGGGGCATGGGGCTTCCCCGGGGGCTGACCCTCATCACGGGGGGCGGGTTCCACGGGAAGACCACCCTCCTCGAGGCCCTGGTCCACGGGGTTCATCCCCACGTGCCGGGGGACGGGCGGGAGTGGGTGGTGACGGAGGCCCTCTCCCAGAGGGTCCAGTCCGAGGACGGGCGGAGTGTCCGCGGCGTGGACCTGAGGCCCTTCGTCCACGACCTGCCCCTGGGCCAGGACACGGCCTTCTTCTCCACGGAGGATGCCTCCGGCTCCACCAGCTTGGCGGCGGCCCTCCTCGAGGCCCTGGAGCTTGGGGCACGGGTCCTCCTCCTGGACGAGGACACCTCCGCCACCAACCTCCTGGTACGGGATGCCCGGATGCAGGCCCTGGTGCGCCGGGAAACCCTCACCCCCATCCTGGACAGGGTTCAGGACTTCAAGGCCCTGGGGGTGAGCCTGGTCCTGGTGGTGGGGGGCGTGGGGGACTACCTGGACCTGGCGGACACCGTGGTCCTCATGGAGGCCTACCGCCCCCAGGAGGCCACGGCGGAGGCCCGGGCCATCGCCCGGGCCCACCCCACGGGGCGCGCCTATGGCGAACCCCGATACCCCCTTCAGGTACGGCCCCGGGCCCCGCTTCCCGGAAGCTTTGACCCAAGGAAGGGGAGGAGGGCCCGGGTGAAGGGAAGGGGCCTGAGGGAGCTCCTCTACGGGGAGGAGGTGGTGGACCTCTCCGCTCTGGACCTCTTTGAGAACGCCCAGGTCCGCCTCCTGGGCGCGCTCTTCCGCCGCCTCGAGGCCCTGGCCGACGGCAAGACCCCCCTAGGGGTCCTGGCGGCGCGGGCGGTGCAGGTGGAGGACCTCTTCGCCCTGGAAGAGGTTCCCGAGCTTGCCTTTGTGCGTCCTCTGGAGCTTGGAGCGGCGGCGAACCGGCTCCGGGCCCTTGCGGTCCGGCAGGTAGAACCCCCTCACCAAGGGTCGTAG
- a CDS encoding YbjN domain-containing protein — protein sequence MLALLLLLGLSLAQGVRTSLTPGEVEALLKAGSYRYERVEEKGEVYFRLRLAGLGAALYLLDCQEGRCESLQLYAGFSMKKPPTLERINAWNREHRFSRAYLDADGDPVLEADLDLSGGVAEGAIRAFLDLFEKSLRAFAAWIGFD from the coding sequence ATGCTGGCCTTGCTCCTCCTCCTGGGGCTGTCCCTGGCCCAGGGGGTGCGCACCTCCCTCACCCCGGGGGAGGTGGAGGCCCTGCTGAAGGCCGGTTCCTATCGGTACGAGCGGGTGGAGGAAAAGGGGGAGGTGTACTTCCGCCTCCGCCTGGCGGGCCTGGGGGCGGCCCTGTATCTCTTGGACTGCCAGGAGGGGCGGTGTGAGAGCCTACAGCTCTACGCGGGCTTTTCCATGAAAAAGCCCCCCACCCTGGAGCGCATCAACGCCTGGAACCGGGAGCACCGCTTCTCCCGGGCCTACCTGGATGCGGACGGGGACCCGGTGCTGGAGGCCGACCTGGACCTTTCGGGCGGGGTGGCGGAAGGGGCCATCCGGGCCTTTTTGGACCTCTTTGAGAAGAGTCTCCGGGCCTTCGCGGCCTGGATAGGGTTTGACTAG